One segment of Triticum aestivum cultivar Chinese Spring chromosome 2A, IWGSC CS RefSeq v2.1, whole genome shotgun sequence DNA contains the following:
- the LOC123185464 gene encoding alpha carbonic anhydrase 1, chloroplastic isoform X1 — protein sequence MGSTRDGDASAIALLLLCACFLTSLACDSTDGAKFGYTGPLGPDHWGGLDPNFTQCAMGTYQSPVDIKTRDVVYNPMLGPLHREYTAANATLVDNIFNIALRCEDAAGTVQIDGVKYKLDNIHWHSPSEHTINGERFAVEQHMVHFSDDGNISVVSILYRLGRPDPFLMQLQDKLSELYVEACRAEKGAPIPAGVVNMWPLRRYANMYYRYVGSLTTPPCTENVIWNIHGRVREMTLGQAAALIAPLEEGYRRNNRPTQPLNGRTVQFYRRFWKKKGNGKP from the exons ATGGGGAGTACTCGCGACGGAGATGCATCAGCCATTGCTCTGCTGCTGCTGTGCGCTTGCTTTCTCACCTCCCTTGCATGTGACAGCA CAGATGGTGCCAAGTTTGGGTACACCGGTCCTCTCGGCCCCGATCACTGGGGGGGATTGGACCCCAACTTCACGCAGTGCGCCATGGGGACGTACCAGTCTCCGGTTGATATCAAGACCAGAGACGTGGTTTACAACCCGATGTTGGGGCCTCTTCACAGGGAGTACACCGCCGCGAATGCTACCCTCGTAGACAACATCTTCAACATCGCG CTGCGGTGCGAGGATGCTGCTGGGACGGTGCAGATCGACGGGGTGAAGTACAAGCTGGACAACATCCATTGGCACTCTCCTTCAGAGCACACCATCAACGGCGAGAGGTTTGCGGTGGAGCAGCACATGGTTCACTTCAGTGACGACGGCAACATATCCGTCGTGTCGATCCTGTACCGGCTCGGCAGGCCAGACCCTTTCCTCATGCAG ctgcaggaTAAGCTATCGGAGCTCTACGTGGAGGCCTGCAGGGCCGAGAAAGGCGCTCCCATCCCCGCCGGAGTCGTCAACATGTGGCCGCTGCGGCGTTACGCCAACATGTACTACCGGTACGTCGGGTCGCTGACCACGCCGCCGTGCACCGAGAACGTCATCTGGAACATCCACGGCAGG GTGAGGGAGATGACGTTGGGGCAGGCTGCCGCCCTGATCGCGCCCCTGGAGGAGGGCTACCGGCGCAACAACAGGCCGACGCAGCCGCTCAACGGCCGCACCGTGCAGTTCTACCGCAGGTtctggaagaagaaggggaacggGAAGCCGTAA
- the LOC123185464 gene encoding alpha carbonic anhydrase 1, chloroplastic isoform X2 — protein sequence MGSTRDGDASAIALLLLCACFLTSLACDSNGAKFGYTGPLGPDHWGGLDPNFTQCAMGTYQSPVDIKTRDVVYNPMLGPLHREYTAANATLVDNIFNIALRCEDAAGTVQIDGVKYKLDNIHWHSPSEHTINGERFAVEQHMVHFSDDGNISVVSILYRLGRPDPFLMQLQDKLSELYVEACRAEKGAPIPAGVVNMWPLRRYANMYYRYVGSLTTPPCTENVIWNIHGRVREMTLGQAAALIAPLEEGYRRNNRPTQPLNGRTVQFYRRFWKKKGNGKP from the exons ATGGGGAGTACTCGCGACGGAGATGCATCAGCCATTGCTCTGCTGCTGCTGTGCGCTTGCTTTCTCACCTCCCTTGCATGTGACAGCA ATGGTGCCAAGTTTGGGTACACCGGTCCTCTCGGCCCCGATCACTGGGGGGGATTGGACCCCAACTTCACGCAGTGCGCCATGGGGACGTACCAGTCTCCGGTTGATATCAAGACCAGAGACGTGGTTTACAACCCGATGTTGGGGCCTCTTCACAGGGAGTACACCGCCGCGAATGCTACCCTCGTAGACAACATCTTCAACATCGCG CTGCGGTGCGAGGATGCTGCTGGGACGGTGCAGATCGACGGGGTGAAGTACAAGCTGGACAACATCCATTGGCACTCTCCTTCAGAGCACACCATCAACGGCGAGAGGTTTGCGGTGGAGCAGCACATGGTTCACTTCAGTGACGACGGCAACATATCCGTCGTGTCGATCCTGTACCGGCTCGGCAGGCCAGACCCTTTCCTCATGCAG ctgcaggaTAAGCTATCGGAGCTCTACGTGGAGGCCTGCAGGGCCGAGAAAGGCGCTCCCATCCCCGCCGGAGTCGTCAACATGTGGCCGCTGCGGCGTTACGCCAACATGTACTACCGGTACGTCGGGTCGCTGACCACGCCGCCGTGCACCGAGAACGTCATCTGGAACATCCACGGCAGG GTGAGGGAGATGACGTTGGGGCAGGCTGCCGCCCTGATCGCGCCCCTGGAGGAGGGCTACCGGCGCAACAACAGGCCGACGCAGCCGCTCAACGGCCGCACCGTGCAGTTCTACCGCAGGTtctggaagaagaaggggaacggGAAGCCGTAA